One region of Mucilaginibacter sp. 14171R-50 genomic DNA includes:
- a CDS encoding ORF6N domain-containing protein, producing MQKEGIITDEIISSKIYIVRGQKVMLDYDLAELYQVETKHLKRQVRRNIERFPGEDFMFELSPEEYQISRSQIGTLKQGQNFKYAPMAFTELGISMLSSVLNSPAAIQVNIRIMRIFVQVRQILTDTTEIRLELEKIRNELFNHGKNMEIVFAYLDELSNKIEVQQTVVNDRKRIGYKPDE from the coding sequence ATGCAAAAAGAAGGAATCATTACAGACGAAATCATTTCAAGTAAGATCTATATCGTTAGAGGTCAGAAAGTGATGTTAGATTATGATCTCGCAGAACTGTACCAAGTAGAGACCAAGCACCTTAAGCGCCAGGTAAGAAGGAATATTGAGCGGTTCCCAGGCGAGGATTTTATGTTCGAACTGTCCCCTGAAGAATATCAGATTTCAAGGAGCCAAATTGGCACCTTGAAACAAGGACAAAATTTCAAGTATGCTCCTATGGCTTTTACTGAACTGGGCATCAGTATGCTTTCAAGTGTGCTAAATAGCCCTGCGGCAATACAGGTAAACATACGTATCATGCGAATTTTTGTGCAGGTCAGACAGATTTTGACTGATACGACTGAGATACGATTGGAGCTCGAAAAAATCAGAAATGAACTTTTTAATCATGGCAAAAACATGGAAATCGTCTTTGCTTACCTTGACGAGTTATCCAATAAAATAGAAGTTCAACAAACCGTTGTCAATGATAGAAAAAGAATTGGGTATAAACCTGATGAATAA
- a CDS encoding DUF262 domain-containing protein: MEQPSEAIEALTIRQLLGNGEQYMIPIYQRKYAWEAKEIEQLVQDIADYATGHGQENYFIGTMVVAIDPNLPGHVQVVDGQQRLTTLSIMAASIRNGWKEIEKNWLTAVNITYASRISAKTSLLDAFNGHFPSEEQDDQIKAAYYICREEIRKKLSEKNISIESFTSCLFDRVQLLRVPLPQGIDLNHYFEIMNSRGEQLEKQEILKARLMKYFVSLEPKQCRRYQYAFHKVWESCENMERYVHYGFSTDERSAIFDEANWMDLRIRNFDDLVSSLVHKERDAERDEEMSIDDILRAPLLVEKKKQDEEAPERFNTVINFQNFLLHVLRVQMRSTSVSLDDKQLIDMFDEVLSKEPDQALSFVKEFAFNLLKCKLLFDRYVIKREFTGGTDRWSLKTLKRYETKANRNGVKYINTFGEEDDAGFESVNQRVIMLLSMFHVSVPSMVYKYWFNAVLDYLFYTTEIESKPYIYYMERVAEAFVFDRFLAEKPKEYHELLKPGVMLAAERDESGLNLSKLRYTNLQNNLIFNYLDYLIWMREKTHRKDERVSKFAFTFRSSVEHFYPQHPINPQIPKLNDHYLHAFGNLCLISHEKNSRLSNYMPDAKKSHYIKSAIDSMKQFLMMDYTEWEEKDIDHHEADVTGLLLDQLTRPRQQGIPISTDVVEISTSKMEA, encoded by the coding sequence ATGGAACAACCGTCTGAAGCGATCGAAGCGTTGACGATCAGGCAACTACTCGGCAACGGTGAGCAATATATGATACCTATCTACCAGCGCAAATACGCTTGGGAGGCTAAAGAGATCGAGCAGTTGGTGCAGGATATTGCCGACTATGCAACTGGGCACGGGCAGGAAAATTATTTTATTGGTACGATGGTAGTAGCAATCGATCCTAACTTGCCAGGGCATGTTCAGGTGGTGGACGGGCAACAACGCCTCACTACACTTTCAATAATGGCCGCCTCTATCAGAAACGGTTGGAAGGAAATAGAAAAGAACTGGTTGACCGCGGTTAATATAACCTATGCTAGCAGGATAAGTGCGAAGACCAGCCTTTTGGATGCCTTTAACGGTCATTTTCCTAGCGAGGAACAGGATGATCAAATCAAAGCTGCTTATTATATCTGCAGGGAAGAGATTCGTAAAAAACTCAGCGAGAAGAATATTTCGATAGAGAGTTTCACAAGCTGTCTGTTCGACCGCGTTCAACTGTTACGGGTCCCTTTACCGCAGGGAATCGATTTGAATCATTATTTCGAGATCATGAACAGCCGCGGCGAGCAACTGGAAAAGCAGGAGATATTGAAAGCACGGCTCATGAAGTATTTCGTTTCTCTCGAACCGAAGCAATGCAGACGGTACCAATACGCTTTTCATAAAGTATGGGAAAGTTGCGAGAATATGGAAAGGTATGTCCATTATGGCTTTAGCACCGATGAACGCAGCGCTATATTCGACGAGGCTAATTGGATGGATCTTCGCATTAGAAATTTCGATGATCTCGTTTCATCACTCGTTCACAAGGAAAGAGATGCGGAGCGTGACGAGGAAATGTCAATCGATGATATCCTGAGGGCGCCATTGTTAGTTGAAAAGAAGAAACAGGATGAAGAAGCTCCTGAACGCTTCAATACTGTGATCAATTTCCAGAATTTTTTACTCCATGTGCTCCGTGTTCAGATGCGAAGTACATCAGTGAGCCTGGATGATAAACAGTTAATCGACATGTTTGATGAAGTACTGAGTAAAGAGCCGGATCAAGCCCTCTCTTTCGTCAAAGAATTTGCTTTCAACCTACTAAAGTGCAAACTCCTCTTTGACCGGTATGTAATCAAAAGGGAGTTTACCGGCGGAACGGATAGATGGAGTCTTAAAACGCTTAAACGTTATGAGACAAAAGCGAACAGAAACGGCGTAAAGTACATTAATACTTTCGGCGAAGAAGATGACGCAGGTTTTGAATCCGTTAACCAGCGGGTTATCATGCTTTTGTCAATGTTTCATGTGTCCGTGCCGTCAATGGTCTATAAGTATTGGTTTAACGCTGTTTTGGATTACCTCTTCTATACCACCGAAATTGAAAGTAAGCCTTACATCTATTACATGGAGCGTGTAGCAGAGGCGTTTGTATTTGATCGCTTTTTGGCAGAAAAGCCAAAGGAATATCACGAACTGCTTAAGCCAGGCGTAATGCTTGCGGCTGAAAGGGATGAGAGTGGATTGAACCTATCCAAACTGAGGTATACGAACCTCCAAAATAACTTAATCTTCAATTACCTTGACTATTTAATCTGGATGAGGGAAAAAACGCACCGAAAGGATGAGCGGGTGAGTAAGTTCGCGTTCACGTTCCGTAGTTCGGTCGAACATTTCTATCCTCAGCATCCTATTAACCCACAGATACCTAAACTGAATGATCACTATCTCCATGCTTTCGGCAACCTTTGCCTAATAAGCCATGAAAAAAATTCTCGACTCAGCAATTATATGCCCGACGCGAAGAAAAGCCATTACATAAAAAGCGCCATTGATAGCATGAAGCAGTTCCTTATGATGGATTATACAGAATGGGAGGAAAAGGACATCGATCATCATGAAGCAGATGTTACCGGGTTATTGCTTGACCAGCTTACTAGGCCGCGGCAACAAGGCATTCCAATCTCTACTGATGTAGTGGAGATCAGCACCAGCAAAATGGAAGCTTGA
- a CDS encoding DUF262 domain-containing protein — MAILEKKVLSVGQYLLNSKLSIPPYQRPYKWGSKNALQLIEDISRFKGKPYRIGTIVVCKQNESWEIVDGQQRTVTFLLILRAIQDHCYGEIEAADLKEMLETLSRSQFRPKFVSDVSKQNLQTNYREIERRVVDMNEGFIRFFLTQCQVTYFVIDNISEAFQFFDSQNSRGKDLEPHDLLKAYHLRELQKKEHSAKEEEVTKLVDRWEEMKTWQLTNLFTDFLYRVREWSSGRSARYFTKEKAYLFKGVNLNDEYDYPYLKAFRIIADHFQKNTDRGVGYPFQLDQVVINGNYFFEMVNHYETFFSQGVSLLEPLDDASNLILETLRTYDGKDRTGDRYIRMMFNCALLFYLDKFGKKDIERAILKIFIWAYTPRLTYQNLQLASVDNYVTQENNLFRRIHQAVHTDRITGIELPLITKPFDSPKTRQIKELFIKFKYYGTTV, encoded by the coding sequence ATGGCAATATTAGAGAAAAAAGTCCTTTCAGTAGGGCAATACCTGCTCAACTCCAAACTCAGCATTCCTCCCTACCAGCGCCCTTACAAGTGGGGGAGCAAAAATGCACTTCAATTGATTGAAGATATCAGCCGCTTCAAAGGCAAACCTTATCGTATTGGCACTATTGTGGTTTGCAAGCAAAACGAGTCCTGGGAAATCGTGGACGGACAACAACGGACTGTGACTTTTTTACTTATCCTCCGGGCAATTCAAGATCATTGTTACGGGGAGATCGAAGCAGCAGATCTTAAAGAGATGCTGGAAACGCTCTCCCGTAGCCAGTTTCGGCCAAAGTTCGTAAGCGATGTTTCCAAGCAAAATCTCCAGACTAACTACCGCGAAATTGAGCGAAGAGTAGTAGATATGAACGAAGGCTTCATCCGTTTTTTTCTCACCCAGTGCCAGGTTACTTATTTTGTTATAGACAATATATCGGAAGCATTTCAATTTTTTGATTCGCAGAACTCTCGGGGTAAAGATCTTGAACCTCATGATCTGCTTAAAGCTTACCACTTAAGAGAACTCCAGAAGAAAGAACACTCGGCTAAAGAAGAGGAGGTAACTAAATTGGTCGACCGCTGGGAGGAAATGAAAACCTGGCAGCTTACTAACCTCTTTACTGACTTCCTGTACCGGGTAAGAGAATGGTCGAGTGGGCGGTCTGCGAGGTATTTCACTAAGGAGAAAGCTTATTTGTTCAAAGGTGTAAATTTAAATGACGAATATGATTATCCCTACCTGAAGGCTTTTAGGATCATCGCCGATCATTTCCAAAAAAATACCGACAGAGGGGTGGGTTATCCCTTCCAGCTTGATCAGGTCGTAATCAACGGGAACTATTTTTTCGAGATGGTCAATCATTATGAAACCTTTTTTTCGCAAGGCGTAAGTTTGCTGGAGCCACTGGACGATGCAAGCAACCTGATCCTGGAAACCTTACGCACGTACGACGGCAAAGACCGCACAGGAGACCGCTATATACGAATGATGTTTAATTGTGCACTATTGTTCTACCTGGATAAGTTCGGGAAAAAGGATATCGAACGCGCGATCCTCAAAATATTCATTTGGGCGTATACACCTAGATTAACTTACCAGAATCTTCAGCTTGCTTCCGTGGATAACTACGTAACGCAAGAGAACAACCTTTTCCGTCGAATTCATCAGGCGGTACATACAGACAGGATTACGGGAATTGAACTGCCTTTAATCACCAAACCATTTGATTCCCCAAAAACCAGACAGATCAAAGAATTATTTATCAAATTCAAGTACTATGGAACAACCGTCTGA